The genomic window CGACGCAACCGCGAATATGGGCGGCCGTGAAATCCGGTCCGAGCAGGTCGAACGTGTAGCACATATGCAGTTTGTCGTCGCCGCTCGTATAGGCGGCCACCGTCTTCAGCGAGCGCGCGCCATCGCCGACCTCGCCGACGGTCGCGCGATCCTCATACCGATCGAGCAGTGCCCGGAAACGTTTGAGGAAGCCGATATTCTCCGGCTGCGTCTTGTCGTAGAGATGGTTCTGCATGCCGTAGGGGTTGGAGTCGGGCGCATCGAGGCCCCCGTCACTGGTATCGGGCTCGTGCGGCGGATTGCTTCTCAGCTGCTTGTCGCAGAAATAATAATTGACCGTATCCAGCCGGAAGCCGTCGACACCGCGGTCGAGCCAGAACTTCACGGTCTCCAGTACCGCGTCCTGCACTTCGCTGCTGTGGAAGTTGAGATCCGGCTGCGAGGTTAGGAAATTGTGCTGGTAATATTGCCGGCGCACGCCGTCCCATTCCCAGCCCGGCCCGCCGAAGATCGAGAGCCAGTTGTTCGGCGCCGTACCGTCGGGCTTCGGATCGGCCCAGACATACCAGTCCGCCTTCGGATTGGTGCGGCTCGCCCGGCTCTCGACGAACCAGGGGTGCCGGTCTGATGTGTGCGAGATCACCTGGTCGATGACGACCTTGATGCCGAGCCTGTGCGCTTCCGCCATCATCTCATCGAAATCGGCGAGCGTCCCGAAGATCGGGTCGACATCGCAATAGTCGGAAACGTCGTAGCCCATGTCGGCCATCGGCGACTTGAAGAAAGGTGAGAGCCAGATCGCGTCGACGCCGAGGCTGGCGATATGCGGCAGCCGGCGGGTAATTCCCTTGAGATCACCGAGCCCGTCGCTGTTGGTGTCCTGAAACGAGCGCGGATAGACCTGATAGATCACTGCACCCCGCCACCAGTCCGCATTCCCGCCTGCCTGCAATGCCATCGGCCATGTCTCCTGCCCTATTCGCGCCCGCCACACTAAAGCGGATGCAACAAAAGACAACCATGTGAAGCCGTCATGAATGGCCTGACAGGCGCCGCAACGTCTCGTCGCGAACCGGCAAGGGGGAGACGTATATAGGCTTGTCCACAACCCAGATCCACCCTCCGGATTTGGGGTTGCAACGCAAAGCCTTTGCGATAAGGTGCGCGCTGACCTGCACGTAAAAGGTCAAACTCGGGAACAAATGTCTAATAAAGGCGCAAAGCCTAGAAAGGTGGACCCACCATGAACCAATTCACGAAAAAATTTCTTGCCTCTGCGATGCTTGGCACATTGCTGGCTTTTTCGGCGCACGCGGCCACGCTCAACATTCATAATGGTGGCGACCCGCAGTCGCTCGATCCGCAGAAACTTTCAGGCGACTGGGAGAATCGTATCGCCGGTGACATTTTCGAAGGCCTCGTCACCGAGGACGCCAAGGACAACCCGGTCCCCGGCCAGGCCGAAAGCTGGACCATTTCGCCGGATGGCAAGGTCTATACCTTCAAGCTTCGTGACGGCATCAAGTGGTCCGATGGCCAGCCGGTAACGGCAGGAGACTTCGTCTTCGCCTTCCAGCGCCTCGTCGACCCGAAGAACGCCGCCGACTATGCCTATCTGCAGTTCACCATCAAGAACGCCGAAAAGATCAACAAGGGCGAGATCACCGACTTCAACCAGCTCGGCGTCAAGGCGATCGACGACAAGACGCTCGAAATCACCCTTGAGAACCCGACACCCTATTTCCTCAATGCCCTG from Rhizobium sp. Pop5 includes these protein-coding regions:
- a CDS encoding alpha-glucosidase family protein is translated as MALQAGGNADWWRGAVIYQVYPRSFQDTNSDGLGDLKGITRRLPHIASLGVDAIWLSPFFKSPMADMGYDVSDYCDVDPIFGTLADFDEMMAEAHRLGIKVVIDQVISHTSDRHPWFVESRASRTNPKADWYVWADPKPDGTAPNNWLSIFGGPGWEWDGVRRQYYQHNFLTSQPDLNFHSSEVQDAVLETVKFWLDRGVDGFRLDTVNYYFCDKQLRSNPPHEPDTSDGGLDAPDSNPYGMQNHLYDKTQPENIGFLKRFRALLDRYEDRATVGEVGDGARSLKTVAAYTSGDDKLHMCYTFDLLGPDFTAAHIRGCVEAFQKAVTDGWVCWAFSNHDVMRHVSRFALSEEERPVIAKLAISVLAALRGSICLYQGEELGLPEAELAFEDLRDPYGIRFWPAFKGRDGCRTPMPWEAGKAHAGFTSAEKSWLPVPYEQAALSVDTQQNSDSSVLHHYRRTLAFRKSHPALVDGEMTFIDTNQDLLAFIREKGGEKLLFVFNLTREPAEFQLPAGMVLGAPLSMPGFKAVAGIKTVQLDALDAFCARIS